One window of Methanocaldococcus sp. genomic DNA carries:
- the fwdC gene encoding tungsten-dependent formylmethanofuran dehydrogenase subunit FwdC — protein sequence MKELILTLQKEDIIVPVEMDKVLPEVIEKMSLDEIKNIELIQGRKKVKVGDIFDVELNDIEGEPRIIIKNSNQKLKYIGSKMSRGEIIVEGDVGMYVGAEMKGGKIIVNGNADSWAGQNMKGGKLLIKGNARDYVGSSYRGDWRGMSGGKIIVEGNAGDEIGEFMKNGVIHIKGNVGIMAGIHQNGGIIYIDGNVDVRVGGEMKAGAIVVYGKVEDVLPSFKFEGIVENPIIKLRKKDEGVPIEGTFYKFTGDYVNRKPKGQLYISVDSNPDLI from the coding sequence ATGAAAGAGTTAATACTAACTCTACAAAAGGAGGATATAATTGTTCCGGTAGAGATGGACAAAGTATTGCCAGAAGTTATTGAAAAGATGAGTTTAGATGAAATAAAAAATATTGAGTTAATACAAGGTAGAAAAAAAGTTAAAGTTGGCGATATTTTTGATGTTGAATTAAATGATATTGAAGGAGAGCCAAGAATTATTATAAAGAATTCAAATCAAAAATTAAAATATATTGGCTCAAAGATGAGTAGAGGGGAGATAATTGTTGAAGGAGATGTAGGAATGTATGTTGGCGCTGAAATGAAAGGAGGAAAAATTATTGTAAATGGAAATGCTGACAGTTGGGCTGGGCAGAATATGAAAGGAGGAAAGTTACTAATTAAAGGAAATGCAAGAGATTACGTTGGTTCATCTTATAGGGGAGATTGGAGAGGGATGAGTGGAGGAAAAATTATTGTAGAAGGTAATGCTGGAGATGAAATTGGAGAGTTTATGAAAAATGGAGTTATTCATATAAAAGGAAATGTAGGTATAATGGCAGGAATTCACCAGAATGGGGGAATAATATATATTGATGGAAATGTAGATGTTAGAGTAGGAGGTGAAATGAAAGCAGGAGCTATAGTAGTTTATGGAAAGGTTGAGGATGTTTTACCCTCATTTAAGTTTGAAGGAATAGTAGAAAATCCAATAATCAAATTACGTAAAAAAGATGAAGGAGTTCCAATAGAAGGAACATTCTACAAATTTACAGGAGACTATGTAAATAGAAAACCAAAAGGGCAATTGTATATTTCAGTAGATAGCAACCCAGATTTAATTTAA
- a CDS encoding heavy metal-binding domain-containing protein, translated as MITSTTDHLEGFKIVKYLGVVIGYGDDPEDALDDLIDVSKELGANAIIGIRISNEIMTEIACDKNYSIPELTYYAYGTAVIVEPKDNEK; from the coding sequence ATGATAACATCGACAACAGACCATTTAGAAGGTTTTAAAATTGTAAAATATTTAGGTGTTGTAATAGGATATGGAGATGATCCAGAAGATGCCTTAGATGATTTAATAGATGTATCTAAAGAATTAGGAGCTAATGCAATCATAGGGATAAGAATTTCTAATGAAATTATGACAGAAATCGCATGTGATAAAAATTATTCTATTCCTGAATTAACATACTATGCATATGGAACTGCTGTTATTGTCGAACCAAAAGATAATGAAAAATAA
- the fwdA gene encoding tungsten-dependent formylmethanofuran dehydrogenase subunit FwdA, with product MEYIIKNGIVYDPLNGINGEKMDICVKDGKIVEKVSENAKIIDASNCVVMPGGIDSHTHVAGPKVNVGRMFRPEDSKKEIYAKKGLRTGTGFSVPSTYKTGYQYSEMGYTTVFEAAMPPLLARHTHEEFIETPQVDKGVLTLFGNNWFVLEYLKEGDIKKCAAYVAWLLKATRGFAIKIVNPGGTEAWGWGKNVHSLDDPVPYFDITPREIVRGLCEVNELLGLPHSIHVHPNNLGHPGNWETTLETMDCVKGIKAKPKYGERETIYYNTHVQFHSYGGTSWKDFVSKGLEIAEYVNKNDHLVVDVGQITLDETTTMTADGPMEYDLHMTNGLKWANCDVELETGSGVVPFIYSPKGPVYALQWAIGLDIFLNIDTDKVLLTTDHPNAGPFTRYPRIIAWLMSKKYRDEWLYNKVHKWAQQRSHVADSDKEYDLYEIAKVTRANQAKVLGLSKEKGHLGIGADADIAIYEINPEEKDGKKIERAFRYAKYVLKGGKLVVKDGNVVKEIFGDTIYVDVKVDETLEQEIMKDLKEKFTKYYSVNLDNYPVTEEYANSWKVIKIDATDIT from the coding sequence ATGGAATATATAATAAAAAATGGAATTGTTTATGATCCATTAAATGGCATTAATGGAGAAAAAATGGATATTTGTGTAAAAGATGGGAAAATAGTTGAAAAAGTTTCTGAAAATGCAAAGATTATTGATGCATCAAACTGCGTTGTTATGCCAGGGGGTATTGATTCCCACACCCACGTTGCAGGACCAAAAGTTAATGTAGGTAGAATGTTTAGACCAGAGGACAGTAAAAAAGAAATTTATGCAAAAAAAGGTTTAAGAACTGGAACTGGGTTTTCAGTCCCATCAACATACAAAACTGGTTATCAATACTCAGAGATGGGATATACAACAGTTTTTGAAGCAGCAATGCCTCCATTATTAGCAAGACATACACATGAGGAATTTATAGAAACTCCTCAAGTAGATAAAGGAGTTCTAACACTATTTGGTAATAATTGGTTTGTTTTAGAGTATTTAAAAGAAGGTGATATTAAAAAATGTGCCGCTTATGTAGCATGGCTTTTAAAAGCCACAAGGGGTTTTGCAATAAAGATAGTTAATCCAGGAGGAACTGAGGCATGGGGTTGGGGTAAAAATGTCCATAGCCTTGATGATCCAGTTCCATACTTTGATATAACTCCAAGAGAAATTGTAAGAGGTTTATGTGAAGTTAATGAACTTCTTGGATTACCTCACTCAATCCACGTCCATCCAAACAACTTAGGACACCCTGGAAACTGGGAAACTACTCTTGAAACAATGGATTGTGTTAAAGGTATAAAAGCAAAACCAAAATATGGAGAGAGAGAAACCATTTACTACAATACTCATGTCCAATTCCACTCCTATGGAGGAACTTCATGGAAAGATTTTGTAAGTAAAGGTTTAGAAATTGCTGAATATGTTAATAAAAACGACCATTTAGTGGTTGATGTAGGGCAAATTACATTAGATGAAACTACAACAATGACAGCAGATGGACCAATGGAATATGATTTACACATGACAAATGGTTTAAAATGGGCAAACTGTGATGTTGAACTTGAAACAGGTTCAGGAGTCGTTCCATTTATTTACTCTCCAAAGGGCCCTGTTTATGCTCTACAATGGGCAATTGGTTTGGATATCTTCCTAAATATAGACACAGATAAAGTATTATTAACAACTGATCATCCCAATGCAGGGCCATTCACAAGATATCCAAGAATTATTGCATGGTTAATGAGTAAAAAATACAGAGATGAGTGGTTATATAACAAAGTTCATAAGTGGGCTCAACAGAGAAGCCATGTGGCTGATAGTGATAAAGAATATGACTTGTATGAAATAGCAAAAGTTACAAGAGCAAATCAAGCAAAAGTTTTAGGATTAAGCAAAGAGAAAGGTCATTTAGGTATTGGGGCTGATGCAGATATAGCAATTTATGAAATAAACCCAGAAGAAAAAGATGGTAAGAAAATAGAGAGAGCATTTAGATATGCTAAGTATGTATTGAAAGGAGGAAAATTAGTCGTTAAAGATGGAAATGTTGTCAAAGAGATTTTTGGAGACACAATATATGTAGATGTTAAAGTAGATGAAACATTAGAACAGGAAATTATGAAAGATTTAAAAGAGAAATTCACAAAATACTATTCAGTCAATTTAGATAACTATCCAGTTACTGAGGAATATGCAAATAGTTGGAAGGTTATAAAGATAGATGCAACTGATATTACCTAA
- the fwdD gene encoding tungsten-dependent formylmethanofuran dehydrogenase subunit FwdD, protein MKFILNTGRTIWQGEAIEAGKNLDLYVKAAGVIYINEEDMRKLGVKEGDKVKVKSEYGEVVVYVKKATQRMPEGMVFIPMGPWANCVVKPDTHSTGMPCLKGYPGFYVEIEKTDEEFLDMKTLMRKKYIENLE, encoded by the coding sequence ATGAAGTTTATTTTAAATACAGGTAGAACTATTTGGCAAGGTGAAGCAATAGAGGCTGGAAAAAATCTCGATTTGTATGTTAAAGCAGCAGGAGTTATTTACATTAATGAAGAAGATATGAGAAAATTAGGAGTTAAAGAAGGAGATAAAGTAAAAGTTAAGTCTGAATATGGAGAGGTTGTAGTTTATGTAAAAAAAGCTACCCAGAGAATGCCAGAAGGTATGGTATTTATCCCTATGGGCCCATGGGCAAACTGTGTAGTTAAGCCAGACACTCACAGTACAGGAATGCCCTGTCTTAAAGGATATCCTGGATTTTATGTTGAGATAGAAAAAACTGATGAAGAATTTTTAGATATGAAAACTTTAATGAGAAAAAAATACATTGAAAATCTTGAGTAA
- a CDS encoding 4Fe-4S binding protein, producing the protein MKAYKLVVYPERCHGCGNCVVSCPVNAKHPETWGGKGPYSDDVVIRVENGVVNIVNPDLCGGCGACIEACPVNAIELVFIRK; encoded by the coding sequence ATGAAAGCTTATAAATTAGTTGTCTATCCAGAAAGATGTCATGGATGTGGTAATTGCGTAGTTTCATGTCCTGTCAATGCTAAACATCCAGAAACATGGGGAGGAAAGGGACCATACAGTGACGATGTAGTTATTAGAGTTGAGAATGGAGTAGTTAATATAGTAAATCCTGATTTATGTGGAGGATGTGGAGCATGTATAGAGGCATGTCCAGTTAACGCCATAGAATTAGTTTTCATAAGAAAATAA
- the fwdF gene encoding tungsten-dependent formylmethanofuran dehydrogenase subunit FwdF — translation MIEQVKEVYENGFTIYRDGKIEKRELFWNDEFCVGCGICADICPVNAIAMGPLGAIAKGDVVAPKLDIDKDTCVLCGMCASACPFDALDLKINGKSIKEDERYPKIKRDIKIYQDKCVLCEQCEMVCPQAAITVDRSLAERSKFVIGEVNIKKDKCVLCGICAEYCPADAIDLKYNYPTPSNPKPITDIEVNSDKCVYCKVCEFVCPHDAIEVICYKCPMMKRIPQAKLYEDIQGKTVVDKDLCVTCGWCAYICPANAIEVEKPFKGEVIIDVDACNACGACISICPCGALEFPKPKDKAEKVPRLIVNQNLCVLCGACSKACPINAIKVVRKEINFEREPKAIAWKKAFEKLLQN, via the coding sequence ATGATTGAACAGGTAAAAGAAGTATATGAAAATGGATTCACAATATATAGAGATGGAAAAATTGAAAAAAGAGAACTTTTCTGGAACGATGAATTTTGTGTTGGCTGTGGAATCTGTGCCGATATCTGTCCAGTAAATGCAATAGCTATGGGACCATTAGGGGCTATTGCTAAAGGAGATGTTGTTGCTCCAAAATTAGATATTGATAAAGATACTTGTGTTTTATGTGGAATGTGTGCATCAGCATGTCCATTTGACGCATTAGATTTAAAAATCAATGGAAAATCAATAAAAGAGGATGAAAGATATCCAAAAATTAAAAGAGATATTAAGATATATCAAGATAAGTGTGTCTTGTGTGAGCAGTGTGAAATGGTTTGTCCTCAGGCGGCTATTACCGTTGATAGAAGTTTAGCAGAAAGAAGTAAATTTGTTATTGGTGAGGTAAATATAAAAAAAGATAAGTGTGTTTTATGTGGAATTTGTGCTGAATACTGTCCAGCAGATGCTATTGATTTAAAATACAACTATCCTACTCCATCAAATCCAAAACCAATAACTGACATTGAAGTTAATAGTGATAAATGTGTCTATTGTAAAGTTTGTGAATTTGTTTGTCCTCATGATGCAATAGAGGTTATTTGTTATAAGTGTCCAATGATGAAAAGAATACCTCAAGCAAAGTTATATGAAGATATTCAAGGAAAAACGGTCGTTGATAAAGATTTATGTGTAACCTGTGGATGGTGTGCTTATATATGTCCAGCAAATGCCATAGAAGTTGAGAAACCATTCAAGGGAGAGGTTATAATTGATGTTGATGCCTGTAACGCATGTGGAGCTTGTATCTCAATATGTCCATGTGGTGCTTTAGAATTCCCTAAACCAAAAGATAAGGCTGAAAAAGTTCCAAGATTAATCGTTAATCAAAACTTATGTGTTTTATGTGGAGCTTGTAGCAAAGCATGTCCAATTAATGCTATAAAGGTAGTTAGAAAAGAGATTAACTTTGAAAGAGAACCAAAAGCAATTGCCTGGAAAAAGGCGTTTGAAAAACTATTACAAAATTAA
- a CDS encoding 4Fe-4S binding protein has protein sequence MPDHILSGIKAIVSMKLRRKGLTQKEIAKIIKSDRSIVSHYLSGRYPKEKILKIAKTIGEIPPEYGARIIHSLTDDKELAKNLIKELYGIKLSWDKDSCIFCGTCLMCEALTLDYLTINIDYNSCILCGNCIINCPTNSLKFVRESYD, from the coding sequence ATGCCAGATCATATTCTCTCTGGAATAAAGGCAATAGTTTCAATGAAACTGAGAAGAAAAGGTTTAACACAAAAAGAAATAGCAAAAATTATTAAGAGTGATAGGTCAATAGTTTCTCACTATCTCTCTGGAAGATATCCAAAGGAAAAAATTTTAAAAATAGCAAAAACTATTGGAGAGATCCCTCCTGAATATGGAGCAAGAATAATACATTCTTTAACTGATGATAAAGAACTTGCAAAGAATTTAATAAAAGAGTTATATGGAATAAAACTTTCTTGGGATAAAGATTCATGTATATTTTGTGGCACTTGCCTTATGTGTGAAGCACTCACACTCGATTATTTGACTATAAATATCGATTACAATTCTTGCATACTATGTGGAAATTGTATAATAAACTGCCCAACTAACTCATTAAAATTTGTGAGGGAGAGTTATGATTGA
- a CDS encoding transcriptional regulator: MREMLISECIELLRAHKFIVSKPLSRSCFDIIASKDSIRLILKVLKNIDSLSKEQSKELKKISRILRGTPLIIGIRTRNAPMEHGVVYDRYNIKAVTFKTFKDYLEGSPPVVYAKRGGFFVNIDGKVLREAIESMGISVGKLAEVAGVSRKTIYKYETQMANPSVEVAMKIEEFLDVPLVKGIDLFEPIEEEDFENKLEKLEDYKKEALHFLNRLGFNLFVIDKAPFDAVAEKDLGESQNILLTNIEQQNNEEVRRKALFVKELSKLLEGYSLLILEKKEKEYKNLPVVSIEELKKMDDALDLIEHIKSILRKNMSF; the protein is encoded by the coding sequence ATGAGAGAAATGTTAATATCCGAATGTATCGAATTATTAAGAGCACATAAATTTATTGTTTCAAAACCATTAAGTAGAAGTTGTTTTGACATAATTGCAAGTAAAGATAGTATTAGACTTATTTTGAAAGTTTTAAAAAATATTGATAGTTTAAGTAAAGAACAATCAAAGGAATTAAAAAAAATTAGTAGAATATTACGTGGAACTCCTTTAATAATTGGTATCAGAACAAGAAATGCTCCAATGGAGCATGGAGTAGTTTATGATAGATACAACATAAAGGCTGTAACTTTTAAAACATTTAAGGACTATTTAGAAGGTAGTCCGCCAGTTGTTTATGCAAAGAGAGGAGGGTTTTTTGTAAATATAGATGGAAAAGTTTTAAGAGAGGCTATAGAATCTATGGGTATATCTGTTGGAAAATTGGCCGAAGTTGCAGGAGTTTCAAGAAAGACAATATATAAATATGAGACACAAATGGCTAATCCTTCTGTAGAGGTAGCAATGAAAATTGAAGAATTTTTAGATGTTCCATTAGTTAAAGGAATTGATTTATTTGAACCTATTGAAGAGGAAGATTTTGAAAATAAATTAGAAAAATTAGAAGACTACAAGAAAGAAGCTTTACATTTCCTAAATAGATTAGGATTTAACTTATTTGTTATTGATAAAGCTCCATTTGATGCTGTAGCAGAGAAAGATTTAGGAGAATCTCAAAATATTCTATTGACAAATATTGAACAACAAAACAATGAGGAAGTTAGAAGAAAGGCATTATTTGTCAAAGAATTATCAAAATTATTGGAAGGTTATTCATTATTGATATTAGAGAAAAAAGAGAAAGAATATAAGAACTTACCAGTAGTGAGTATTGAAGAGCTAAAAAAGATGGATGATGCTCTTGATTTAATTGAGCACATAAAATCAATATTAAGAAAAAATATGTCATTTTAA